The segment CAGGGAACTGATCATGGAATCGCGCGTCCTGATCGCAGCCGCTGGCATTTCCTACCTCACGGAGCAGATGCGGGCCAATTTTGTCTCCCGCTATCCGTTCCTGGCCACCAAACCTGCCGCAGTGATCCCCAACGGCTTTGATGAGGAGGATTTCCAAAACCCGAAGCCAGGCAGCAGCCGGGAGATCTTCCACCTCGTCTATAGCGGCAGTTTTTACGACCGCCGCCAGCCGGACCCGCTCTGGCAGGCCATTCTGGGACTGGTGGAAAGCGGATCGCTCGATCCCGCGTCCATCGCGGTGGACATTTTCGGCAAAAACACCGTCTCCTTCGTGCTGGGCCGCTTCGCGCAGAACGAGACTATCAGGCGGATGGTCAGATTCCACAAATTCCAGCCCCATCGCAGGAACCTGCAGGAACTGATGCGGGCCGGCGCCCTGCTGCTCTTCATCCCCTCGGGGAAAAACACCCGCTCGGTGCTGACCGGCAAGATCTTCGACTATCTGCGCAGCGGCAGGCCCATCCTGGCCATCGTCCCGCCGGACGGCATCGCGGCTGAGATGGTGACCAGGGCCGGAACCGGGTTTGTGGCAGATTATCAGGACATCGCCGGTATCGGCCAAAACCTCCTGCGCCTCTATCAGATGTGGCGTTCCGGGGAACTGGAAACCCTCAAACCGGACCTCGAATACGTGGCTGGATTCTCCCGCGAGCGCCTGGCCGCCAAACTTGCAGCCCTGATCGAGGAGGTGGCGCTTTGAAAGAGCAGCTCATCCTGATCCTGCCCACCCGCTCCACCTTCATGCTGCTGGATGAAGAACTCCTCAAACCGGATTACCGCGTGCGGATGGTGCATCTGGGCCAGGAAGGGTCCAAAACCCAGTACCTGCAAGTGATCCTGCGCTCGCTGCATGTCATCCTGAGGGCCCGCGAAGCCCGCAAGGTCCTGGTCTGGTTTGCCGATTATCATGCCGCCGCGGCCGTTCTGCTGGCCGGATTGACGCATAAGAAGTCCATCGTATTTATCGCAGGCTACGACGCGGTCAAGTATCCGGAATTCCGCTATGGCATCTATACTTCGCGCCTGCGGGGCTTTTGTGCCCGCTTCGCGTTGAAGCATTGCTCGCTTGTCGTTGCCTGCCATCAGGCCCTGCTTTCCTCTTCCAATACGTATTACAACCCCGCCGGCCATCCCGAGGGGATCCAAAATATGGTGCCGGGACTGAAAACCCCTGCCAGCGTGCTTCATTTCGCGGTCAGAGACCTGGAGCAAACAGACCTTGGCAGGCCCAGGCTGCGGCAGATACTCACAGTCGGCACCACACCCCGCTTTCAGGATTTCTACAACAAGGGCTACGATCTGTTGGTGGATGTGGCCCGGCGCCGGACCGATCTAAAGTTCGTGTTCGTGGGCCTGCGCGACTGCTGGATGCCAGATCTGAACAGGCTTTACGGAATCGACAAGCTGGCCAATGTCCGGATCCATCCCTCCCTGCCCCATGCCGATCTGCTCGCCCTGATGCGGTCAAGCGCCGTCTACGCCCAACCCTCCATCTCCGAAGGGATGCCCAACGCCCTGATGGAGGCCATGCACATGGGCTGCGTGCCCGTCGGATCCAATGTCGCGGGCATACCCACAGTCATCGGGCAACACGGCTTTGTCTTCGATAAAAGAGACCCTCAGACCCTGGAATCCGCTCTGGACCAGGCTTTGAACAGCGATCTCGATCCCCGAAAGATCTCAGACAGCATCTCCGCCAGGTTCAATCTGCAGATCCGCCGCGCCAAACTCCTCCAACTGCTGTCCGATCTGGACTGAGCGCTAAGCTTCCCTCATCCCGTTATCAAGTACATTCGATGCGGCTCGTTGTAACTGATATATATGGCTTTATGCTAACGCTCCGACCAACATTCATCCTCTCTATTCTTATCCTATGTCTTCCAATATGTTCACCCTAGCGCCCTCTTGATCAATACGGTGTCAATACGGACTCATTACGGACTTTGTCCGTAATGAGTCCGTATTGACACCGTATTGATAAGGGGAGCCATATGGTATGAAAATCGGATTTTTGCGTGGCTGGAATAGGAATGAATATGGGATATGTGAATGGACGATTTCGGGA is part of the Candidatus Syntrophosphaera sp. genome and harbors:
- a CDS encoding glycosyltransferase family 4 protein — translated: MKEQLILILPTRSTFMLLDEELLKPDYRVRMVHLGQEGSKTQYLQVILRSLHVILRAREARKVLVWFADYHAAAAVLLAGLTHKKSIVFIAGYDAVKYPEFRYGIYTSRLRGFCARFALKHCSLVVACHQALLSSSNTYYNPAGHPEGIQNMVPGLKTPASVLHFAVRDLEQTDLGRPRLRQILTVGTTPRFQDFYNKGYDLLVDVARRRTDLKFVFVGLRDCWMPDLNRLYGIDKLANVRIHPSLPHADLLALMRSSAVYAQPSISEGMPNALMEAMHMGCVPVGSNVAGIPTVIGQHGFVFDKRDPQTLESALDQALNSDLDPRKISDSISARFNLQIRRAKLLQLLSDLD